A region from the Ichthyobacterium seriolicida genome encodes:
- a CDS encoding Bor/Iss family lipoprotein, with amino-acid sequence MLKNNTKKFLCAICITLLSSCYSHTMIHGKGPQKGIDTHITNHYLMGGLVPIHVPNPYDKISDTEKDFSINIQVSFVDFLVRALTVGFYTPTTTTITK; translated from the coding sequence ATGTTAAAAAACAATACTAAAAAATTCTTGTGTGCAATTTGTATTACACTTTTAAGTTCTTGTTATTCTCATACCATGATACATGGTAAAGGGCCCCAAAAAGGAATAGATACACATATAACAAATCATTATTTAATGGGTGGTTTGGTCCCTATTCATGTGCCTAATCCGTATGATAAAATATCGGATACTGAAAAAGATTTTTCTATAAATATTCAAGTGAGCTTTGTAGATTTTTTAGTACGTGCTTTGACAGTAGGTTTTTATACCCCAACAACTACAACGATTACAAAATAA
- a CDS encoding BrxA/BrxB family bacilliredoxin: protein MYPKDLYEPMKYDLVKHGFEDLKTSEEVEKFMSKEGLSILIVNSVCGCAAANARPAVKNSLNSVNRPKNLGTVFAGVDREAVDMARKYMLPFPASSPSIAIFKDGKLVHMIERHNIEGREMEDITSDIVSVYDKNSF from the coding sequence ATGTATCCAAAGGATTTGTATGAGCCTATGAAGTACGATTTGGTAAAACATGGTTTTGAAGATCTTAAAACTTCTGAAGAAGTAGAGAAATTTATGAGTAAAGAGGGGCTCAGTATACTAATTGTAAATTCAGTTTGTGGTTGTGCTGCAGCTAATGCTAGGCCAGCTGTCAAAAATTCTTTAAATAGTGTAAACAGACCTAAAAATCTAGGAACTGTTTTTGCTGGGGTCGACAGAGAGGCTGTCGATATGGCTAGAAAATATATGTTGCCATTCCCTGCTTCTTCACCATCTATAGCAATTTTCAAAGATGGGAAATTGGTTCATATGATAGAAAGACACAATATAGAAGGTAGAGAGATGGAAGATATAACATCTGATATAGTTTCTGTGTACGATAAAAACTCTTTTTGA
- the dprA gene encoding DNA-processing protein DprA: protein MANNETLYTLALKFSKDIGDITARKLIEACGSASEVFSENKEYLYKIPNINKRAIYSLTRQSKDSLVKAEKEIEISLKKNIDIWTISDKRYPKNLRHCHDAPVLLFTKGNIDINKKKILSVVGTRKMTSYGRDFCKKIIGDIKRQDLVIVSGMAYGVDICAHEQTLNNNLLAVAILGHGLNEIYPKAHYKEAMEIAEKGLLITEFPFYTSPKRENFPKRNRIIAGISEGIVVVESPLKGGAIITADLSNSYNREVFAVPGRSTDLYSQGCNWLISKNKANIFYSYEDMEKHLNWDCYTNDNTQIKPTEISLNKDEEDIISLLQSKGKLQIDQIVILSKKPSHIILDIMFNLELKGLITSSPGKFFESKI, encoded by the coding sequence GTGGCAAATAATGAAACTCTCTATACCCTAGCTTTAAAATTCTCTAAAGACATAGGTGATATCACAGCTAGAAAACTAATAGAAGCCTGTGGAAGTGCATCTGAAGTATTTTCAGAAAATAAAGAATACTTGTACAAGATTCCCAATATAAACAAAAGAGCTATATACTCTTTGACCCGCCAAAGTAAAGATTCTTTAGTAAAAGCAGAAAAAGAAATAGAGATATCTCTCAAAAAGAACATTGACATATGGACTATCTCAGACAAGAGATACCCTAAGAATCTGAGACACTGTCACGATGCTCCTGTTTTATTATTTACAAAAGGAAATATTGACATAAACAAAAAGAAAATACTGAGTGTTGTAGGCACTAGAAAAATGACTTCTTACGGAAGAGATTTTTGCAAAAAAATCATAGGAGACATAAAACGACAAGACCTAGTAATAGTAAGTGGAATGGCCTATGGCGTAGACATATGTGCACATGAGCAAACTTTAAATAACAATTTACTAGCCGTGGCTATTCTAGGTCATGGGTTAAATGAAATATATCCTAAAGCACATTACAAGGAAGCAATGGAAATAGCCGAAAAAGGATTACTAATTACAGAATTTCCTTTCTATACTTCTCCTAAAAGAGAAAATTTCCCTAAAAGAAACAGAATAATAGCAGGCATTAGCGAAGGAATAGTAGTAGTGGAATCGCCTCTTAAAGGAGGCGCTATTATAACAGCAGACTTATCTAATTCTTACAATAGAGAAGTATTTGCTGTCCCAGGCAGAAGCACAGATTTATACAGTCAAGGTTGCAACTGGCTTATATCTAAGAATAAGGCTAATATATTCTATTCATATGAGGATATGGAAAAACATCTAAACTGGGATTGTTACACAAATGATAACACTCAAATAAAACCTACTGAGATATCTTTGAATAAAGATGAAGAGGATATTATATCCTTGCTACAAAGCAAAGGAAAATTGCAAATAGACCAAATAGTAATACTATCTAAAAAACCATCTCATATAATCCTAGACATCATGTTTAATTTGGAGTTAAAGGGATTAATAACTAGCTCACCAGGGAAATTTTTCGAGTCTAAAATATAA
- a CDS encoding bactofilin family protein: MFLNKEEKTKKKVIDMENKVDKISETTTIKGSIVSLSNIRVDGSIIGDISCEGKVILGESGSIKGNINSNEASIEGKVEGNLIISDFLYIKPTANITGDVKTPKIAIEKGAIFNSTCTMSDTHKSKDTSNKSLNNIDGDIKK, encoded by the coding sequence ATGTTCTTAAATAAAGAAGAAAAAACTAAGAAAAAGGTAATAGATATGGAAAACAAAGTGGATAAAATTAGTGAAACTACTACCATAAAAGGAAGTATAGTTTCTTTATCTAATATCCGTGTAGATGGAAGCATAATAGGAGATATATCCTGTGAGGGAAAAGTAATTTTAGGCGAATCAGGCTCTATAAAAGGAAATATCAATTCTAATGAAGCTAGCATAGAAGGGAAAGTAGAAGGCAATCTGATAATATCAGACTTTTTATATATAAAACCTACAGCCAATATAACTGGAGATGTAAAAACACCTAAAATAGCCATAGAAAAAGGCGCAATCTTCAATTCTACTTGCACTATGAGCGACACTCATAAATCAAAAGACACTTCTAACAAGAGCCTGAATAATATAGATGGGGATATAAAAAAATAA
- a CDS encoding sodium-translocating pyrophosphatase, translating to MKLTFIYLIPLMGILGLFVMTIKSLWVNKQDEGDKDMAELAKYIADGALTFLKAEWKILSYFVFVSSLLLAYSGSLVEESHPSIAISFIIGAVFSAFSGYLGMRVATKANVRTAQAAKTSLVKAFKVSFTGGSVMGLGVASLAVIGMGSLFIVLLSIFVPESAIATSIEMKTAIEILAGFSLGAESIALFARVGGGIYTKAADVGADLVGKVEAGIPEDDPRNPATIADNVGDNVGDVAGMGADLFGSYVATILATMVLGQEISVLDNFQGMSPILLPMLIAGVGLLCSIVGMLFVSIKKEQGDVQKALNIGNWISILLTVIGSYFLVCYILPDKLSLRSYEFTSMGVFWAIVIGSIVGALMSWITEYYTVIGKRPVNSIVQQSSTGHATNIIGGLSVGMESTVIPIIILSVGITSSYYFAGLYGVAIAATGMMSTTAMQLAIDAFGPIADNAGGIAQMSGLPKEVRDRTDILDSVGNTTAATGKGFAIASAALTALALFAAFVGMAGIDSIDIYKAPVLAALFIGAMIPFIFSSLSIAAVGRAAMDMVNEVRRQFKEIPGIMEGKAMPEYDKCVDISTKASLREMVFPGAIALLVPVLVGFGLNGFFKDVSSAEILGGLLAGVTVSGVLMGIFQNNSGGAWDNAKKSFEKGVEINGKMEYKGSEAHSASITGDTVGDPFKDTSGPSMNILIKLMSIVSLIIAPHIGVISNEDCESSKRNRGGCKQTIELNAQKVTGCCKKMSPKHG from the coding sequence ATGAAACTGACTTTTATTTACTTAATCCCTCTCATGGGAATTTTAGGTTTGTTTGTTATGACTATCAAGTCATTGTGGGTGAATAAGCAAGATGAGGGAGATAAGGATATGGCTGAATTAGCAAAGTACATAGCCGATGGTGCTTTAACATTTTTAAAAGCAGAATGGAAGATATTGAGTTATTTCGTATTTGTGTCTTCTTTGTTATTAGCTTATTCTGGTTCCTTAGTAGAGGAATCACATCCTTCTATAGCTATATCTTTTATCATAGGTGCTGTATTTTCAGCTTTTTCAGGTTATTTGGGTATGCGTGTCGCTACTAAGGCTAATGTTAGAACAGCACAGGCTGCTAAGACATCTTTGGTTAAAGCCTTCAAAGTTTCATTCACAGGTGGTTCAGTTATGGGTTTAGGCGTTGCCAGTCTTGCTGTTATAGGTATGGGGAGTTTATTTATAGTCCTTTTGAGCATTTTTGTTCCTGAGAGTGCCATAGCAACGAGTATAGAGATGAAGACTGCTATTGAGATTCTAGCTGGTTTTTCTCTAGGAGCTGAATCAATAGCCCTTTTCGCTCGTGTAGGAGGGGGTATTTACACTAAGGCCGCCGATGTGGGGGCTGACTTAGTAGGTAAGGTGGAAGCTGGAATTCCAGAGGATGATCCCAGAAATCCTGCGACTATAGCCGATAATGTGGGGGATAATGTGGGTGACGTTGCAGGTATGGGAGCGGATTTATTCGGATCTTATGTAGCGACTATACTAGCTACTATGGTATTAGGTCAAGAAATAAGTGTGTTAGATAATTTTCAAGGTATGTCTCCTATATTGTTGCCAATGTTGATAGCGGGTGTAGGGCTTTTGTGTTCTATAGTGGGCATGTTGTTTGTAAGCATAAAAAAGGAACAAGGCGATGTTCAAAAAGCTCTCAACATAGGTAATTGGATTTCAATTTTATTGACTGTTATAGGCTCTTATTTTTTAGTCTGTTACATATTGCCAGATAAACTTTCTCTTAGATCTTATGAATTTACATCTATGGGAGTTTTTTGGGCAATTGTAATCGGTTCTATTGTGGGCGCTCTTATGAGTTGGATTACTGAATATTACACAGTTATTGGTAAAAGACCTGTTAATTCTATTGTTCAACAATCCTCTACAGGTCATGCTACAAATATAATAGGAGGTCTTTCTGTAGGTATGGAATCTACGGTCATTCCTATTATAATTCTATCTGTTGGGATTACCTCGTCGTATTATTTTGCTGGCTTGTATGGTGTGGCTATAGCTGCTACTGGAATGATGTCTACTACTGCCATGCAGTTAGCCATAGATGCTTTTGGCCCTATAGCTGATAATGCTGGAGGTATAGCTCAAATGAGTGGTTTGCCTAAAGAAGTTAGAGATAGGACAGATATATTAGATTCTGTAGGAAATACTACGGCTGCTACAGGTAAGGGGTTTGCCATAGCTTCTGCGGCTTTGACAGCTTTGGCATTATTTGCAGCTTTTGTAGGAATGGCTGGTATAGACAGTATAGATATATATAAGGCTCCTGTATTAGCAGCGTTATTCATAGGGGCTATGATTCCATTTATTTTTTCTTCTTTATCTATAGCCGCTGTAGGTAGAGCTGCTATGGATATGGTAAATGAGGTTCGTAGACAGTTTAAAGAAATACCTGGGATAATGGAGGGTAAAGCCATGCCAGAATACGATAAATGTGTAGATATTTCTACTAAGGCTTCTTTGAGGGAGATGGTTTTTCCTGGGGCAATAGCTTTATTAGTTCCCGTATTAGTTGGTTTTGGACTAAACGGATTTTTTAAGGATGTTTCTTCAGCTGAAATATTAGGAGGTTTATTAGCAGGAGTTACAGTCTCTGGAGTGCTTATGGGCATATTTCAGAATAATTCGGGTGGAGCTTGGGATAATGCTAAGAAATCTTTTGAAAAGGGAGTTGAGATAAATGGAAAGATGGAATACAAGGGGTCAGAGGCGCATTCGGCCTCTATTACTGGAGATACTGTTGGAGATCCTTTTAAGGATACTTCAGGTCCATCTATGAATATTCTGATTAAATTAATGTCTATAGTATCTTTGATTATAGCGCCACATATAGGAGTTATCTCTAATGAAGATTGTGAGAGTAGTAAAAGAAACAGAGGTGGTTGTAAACAAACTATAGAACTGAATGCTCAAAAGGTTACAGGATGTTGTAAAAAAATGTCACCAAAGCATGGGTAA
- a CDS encoding tetratricopeptide repeat protein, with protein MKRVNFKFLFATFLVSMSLLYTSCASLDHLGKDFYSVTPDPLEVHGGKVKLNVTGKFPSEVFNKDVMITLTPVLKYEGGEVKYEPVSYQGEEYPGNEDVVPYSTGKEITYSEEIEYTSAMESSSVEVRVEASKGGKVVKNDFKPIDLAKGVITTSLLVDNYPKALLALSNFKRITEHSLEFKVHFPVNSSVIKKGEYNSSDYKAFISFLNKAAKDAEKLKIMSIEVSAYASPEGEQTLNKDLSADRGKSTVSLINKAVNKYKIVGIDQLLTYVANGADWDGLNRLLEETPIKDKEVIKRSLDETPLLENKEKTLSSLANTYLELKNKVLPALRRANVVVKYNLVGKSDEQMLEMSKDADGLAALSESEIMYVASDLLSDSNEKLEMYKKAETLFPNSSAIKNNIAVTLLRKDQVDMASDKLESIKNIEDYVKFNKLAIDMIRSSFEERENSKDDSGSKDSDLITAFSELGFPEISYNLGILYIKIGDYQKAVEKLTGFPSFNLALSKVLSGDYQAAINVMEGGQIQQTPKVLYLKAIAAARLGKNEDAKTYIKEAIDKDPLLSEKAKKDLEFRDVYSTTESEVVSQ; from the coding sequence ATGAAAAGAGTCAATTTTAAGTTCCTTTTTGCTACATTTCTTGTTTCTATGTCTCTTCTTTACACCAGTTGTGCTAGTTTAGATCATCTTGGCAAAGATTTTTATTCAGTGACCCCAGATCCATTAGAAGTTCATGGAGGAAAGGTTAAGTTAAACGTAACGGGTAAGTTTCCGTCTGAAGTCTTTAATAAGGACGTTATGATTACCTTAACTCCTGTTTTAAAGTATGAGGGCGGAGAGGTAAAGTATGAGCCTGTATCTTACCAAGGAGAGGAATATCCAGGTAATGAAGATGTAGTCCCTTATTCTACTGGAAAGGAAATCACATATTCTGAAGAGATAGAATATACTTCTGCTATGGAGTCATCTTCTGTAGAAGTAAGAGTTGAGGCTAGTAAGGGCGGTAAAGTCGTAAAAAATGATTTTAAGCCTATAGATTTGGCTAAGGGTGTTATAACGACTTCTCTTTTAGTAGATAATTATCCTAAGGCGTTACTGGCTCTTAGTAATTTCAAAAGGATAACAGAGCACTCTTTAGAATTCAAGGTTCATTTTCCTGTTAATTCTTCTGTTATAAAGAAAGGAGAATACAATTCAAGTGATTATAAAGCATTTATTAGTTTCCTTAACAAGGCTGCAAAGGATGCCGAAAAGCTTAAAATAATGTCTATAGAGGTATCTGCTTATGCTTCTCCTGAGGGAGAACAGACCCTTAACAAAGACTTGTCTGCAGATAGAGGTAAGTCTACTGTTTCTCTTATAAATAAGGCCGTAAATAAATATAAAATAGTTGGTATAGATCAGTTATTAACTTATGTGGCTAATGGTGCTGATTGGGATGGGTTAAATAGATTGTTAGAGGAGACTCCTATAAAGGATAAGGAAGTGATAAAAAGATCATTAGACGAAACTCCTTTGTTAGAAAATAAGGAGAAAACTTTATCTAGCTTGGCAAACACATATTTAGAATTGAAAAATAAAGTTCTTCCAGCTTTAAGAAGAGCCAATGTGGTGGTTAAATATAATTTGGTTGGGAAGTCGGATGAGCAGATGTTAGAAATGTCTAAAGATGCTGATGGTTTAGCTGCGTTGAGTGAATCTGAAATTATGTATGTCGCTAGTGATTTACTTTCTGATTCTAATGAGAAATTAGAAATGTACAAGAAGGCAGAGACCTTGTTCCCTAATAGCAGTGCTATAAAGAATAATATTGCAGTAACCTTATTGCGTAAAGATCAGGTTGATATGGCTAGCGATAAATTGGAGAGCATAAAAAATATAGAAGATTATGTCAAATTTAATAAACTCGCTATAGATATGATAAGATCTTCTTTTGAGGAGAGAGAGAATTCTAAGGATGATTCTGGTTCTAAGGATAGTGATTTAATAACTGCATTTTCCGAGTTAGGTTTCCCAGAGATTAGTTATAACTTAGGTATATTGTATATAAAAATTGGTGATTACCAGAAGGCTGTTGAGAAATTAACTGGGTTCCCTTCATTTAACTTAGCCTTATCTAAGGTTTTAAGTGGTGATTATCAAGCAGCTATAAATGTCATGGAAGGCGGTCAGATTCAACAAACGCCTAAGGTTTTGTATTTAAAGGCTATAGCAGCTGCTAGGTTAGGCAAAAATGAAGATGCTAAAACTTATATAAAAGAGGCTATTGATAAGGATCCTTTGTTGTCTGAAAAGGCTAAAAAGGATTTAGAGTTCAGGGATGTATACAGTACTACTGAAAGTGAAGTTGTTTCTCAGTAG
- a CDS encoding nucleoside deaminase has product MLTDEYFMGIAIQEAKKALYRDEVPVGAVVVLDNNIIARGRNMTEMLNDVTAHAEIQAITSAANSIGSKYLTDCIIYTTLEPCLMCAGALYLSKIKKLIYSARDKQRGYHSKYNIQLHPNTEVEHGIFEEISEKIITDFFKNKRV; this is encoded by the coding sequence ATTCTTACAGATGAATATTTTATGGGTATAGCCATACAAGAAGCTAAAAAGGCTCTATATAGGGATGAAGTTCCAGTAGGTGCTGTTGTCGTCTTAGATAACAATATTATTGCAAGAGGTCGTAATATGACTGAGATGTTAAACGATGTAACAGCTCATGCAGAGATTCAGGCTATTACTAGTGCAGCTAATAGTATAGGTTCAAAATATCTAACAGACTGTATTATTTATACAACTTTAGAACCTTGTTTAATGTGTGCTGGCGCTCTATATCTGAGCAAGATAAAAAAATTAATATACTCTGCACGAGATAAACAAAGGGGATACCACAGCAAGTACAATATACAATTACATCCAAATACAGAAGTAGAGCACGGTATTTTTGAAGAGATATCAGAAAAGATTATAACTGATTTTTTTAAAAATAAGAGAGTATAG
- a CDS encoding CPBP family intramembrane glutamic endopeptidase, giving the protein MNYLFRLFNKEVFKFVVILLISWILFSCIGYIIIFLYHGHISFDKNDVICIKVLQACNSIGIFIIPPLLYIHLRKKSKLRFFKLHKIKWSLLSYCFLIVIFMALSNSFLEFLNKQMPIPNDLSFLHDLATESKNIMKLILHPSGIYHLLSNILVIAIIPSVGEELFFRGIVLTYLRKYMGVSLSIFISSFMFSLLHLNIEAFLPILFSGCILGYIYVYSDNLSLCILIHFINNTLSILMYYLFETELQEQTPHWSMWIIGFLGLFTLMIYLPKLIDKKAKPKMGAGGETRTLTP; this is encoded by the coding sequence GTGAATTACTTATTTAGGCTTTTTAATAAAGAAGTATTTAAGTTTGTCGTTATCCTACTTATTTCTTGGATACTATTCTCCTGTATAGGTTACATTATAATATTTTTATATCACGGACATATATCCTTTGATAAGAATGATGTAATATGTATAAAAGTATTACAAGCCTGTAATTCTATAGGGATATTTATAATTCCTCCTCTACTATATATTCACCTTAGAAAAAAATCTAAACTGAGATTTTTTAAATTACACAAAATCAAATGGTCACTTTTATCATATTGTTTTTTAATAGTGATTTTTATGGCATTGAGCAATTCATTCTTAGAATTCTTAAATAAACAGATGCCTATACCGAATGATCTATCATTTTTACACGATCTTGCAACAGAATCTAAAAATATTATGAAGCTGATATTGCATCCTAGCGGCATTTATCACTTATTATCAAATATCCTAGTTATAGCAATCATACCCTCGGTAGGAGAAGAACTATTTTTTAGAGGAATAGTTTTGACATATTTGAGAAAATATATGGGAGTATCTCTTTCTATATTCATCAGTAGTTTTATGTTTTCATTATTACATCTAAATATAGAAGCATTTTTGCCGATACTTTTTTCAGGATGCATATTGGGATATATATACGTTTATAGTGACAACCTATCATTGTGTATACTCATACACTTTATAAACAATACATTATCTATCCTAATGTATTACTTATTTGAAACTGAATTACAAGAACAAACACCACACTGGTCTATGTGGATAATAGGGTTTTTAGGGCTATTCACCTTAATGATATATCTCCCTAAATTGATAGATAAAAAAGCTAAACCAAAAATGGGTGCGGGCGGAGAGACTCGAACTCTCACGCCGTGA
- the pyrF gene encoding orotidine-5'-phosphate decarboxylase translates to MTPKLLVEQIKKKKSFLCVGLDTDLSKIPPHLLELDDPIFAFNKQIIDSTHEFAVAYKPNIAFYEAEGISGLESLKKTMDYLNTHYPEVFTIADAKRGDIGNTSKMYAKTFFEYFNFDAITVSPYMGEDSVSPFLSYRDKTTIILVLTSNCGAYDFQTKILDNSQELYKRVLETAKKWDVHGNMMFVVGATKAEYISDIRSIVPDDFLLIPGIGEQGGDLSQVCKYGINSDIGLLINSSRGILYSDRTKNFAASARAKALNLSFQMGEQIKISLYK, encoded by the coding sequence ATGACTCCAAAACTCTTAGTAGAGCAAATTAAAAAGAAGAAATCCTTCTTGTGTGTGGGTTTAGATACGGATTTATCTAAGATTCCACCTCATCTCTTAGAATTAGACGATCCTATTTTTGCTTTTAACAAACAGATAATAGATTCTACTCATGAGTTTGCTGTGGCTTATAAGCCAAATATAGCTTTCTATGAAGCGGAAGGTATAAGTGGATTAGAGTCTTTAAAGAAGACTATGGATTATCTAAACACTCATTATCCAGAAGTATTTACAATAGCAGATGCAAAAAGAGGAGATATAGGCAATACTTCTAAAATGTATGCTAAAACTTTTTTTGAATATTTCAATTTTGATGCAATTACAGTAAGTCCATATATGGGGGAAGACTCTGTAAGTCCTTTTTTATCCTATAGAGATAAAACCACTATAATTTTAGTGTTGACTTCTAATTGTGGAGCTTATGATTTTCAGACCAAGATTTTGGATAATTCTCAAGAGTTGTACAAAAGGGTTTTGGAGACTGCTAAAAAATGGGATGTCCATGGAAATATGATGTTTGTAGTTGGAGCTACGAAAGCTGAATATATCTCTGATATAAGAAGTATCGTTCCTGATGACTTTCTCTTAATACCTGGAATAGGTGAGCAAGGTGGAGATTTATCCCAAGTTTGCAAATATGGGATTAATAGCGATATTGGTCTGCTCATAAACTCTTCACGTGGTATTTTATACAGCGATAGAACTAAGAACTTCGCTGCCTCAGCCAGGGCTAAAGCTTTAAATCTTAGTTTTCAGATGGGAGAACAGATAAAAATTAGTCTATATAAATAA
- the prfA gene encoding peptide chain release factor 1, with protein sequence MLDKLNSIQNRFDEISDLIIQPSVITDSRRYIKLNKEYKELSKLVEAANEYKALLKSLDEAKQIISEGTDQELVELAKEELDELNKNVSLMEEEIKILMIPKDEEDSKNAMVEIRGGTGGDEAAIFAGDLYRMYIKHAETKNWKTELIDFSEGTMGGFKEIVFSISGENVYGTMKFEAGVHRVQRVPQTETQGRIHTSAATVMVFPEAEEFDVEINMKDIRKDLYCSSGPGGQSVNTTYSAVRLTHIPTGIVAQCQDQKSQLKNFDKALNVLRSRIYEMELQKKNEEDSKRRKSMVVSGDRSAKIRTYNYPQGRVTDHRIGLTVYNLQDVINGDIEKFSESLKIAENMEKLKEDEDFLG encoded by the coding sequence GTGTTAGATAAATTAAACTCCATACAAAATAGATTTGATGAAATTTCAGATCTGATCATTCAACCTTCTGTAATCACAGATTCTAGGAGATATATAAAGCTAAATAAAGAGTATAAGGAATTATCTAAACTGGTAGAGGCAGCCAATGAATACAAGGCCTTGTTAAAGTCTTTAGATGAGGCAAAGCAGATTATCTCTGAAGGAACGGATCAAGAGTTAGTGGAGTTAGCAAAGGAGGAATTGGATGAGTTAAATAAAAACGTATCTCTTATGGAAGAAGAGATAAAAATTCTCATGATTCCAAAAGATGAGGAAGACTCTAAAAATGCTATGGTAGAGATAAGAGGAGGAACAGGTGGAGATGAGGCTGCTATATTTGCAGGAGATCTGTATAGAATGTACATAAAACACGCTGAGACTAAGAATTGGAAGACAGAACTAATAGACTTCAGTGAAGGCACTATGGGTGGTTTTAAAGAAATAGTATTTAGTATTTCTGGAGAAAACGTTTATGGCACCATGAAATTTGAAGCAGGAGTTCACAGGGTTCAAAGGGTTCCTCAAACTGAAACACAAGGTAGAATTCACACTTCTGCCGCTACGGTGATGGTATTTCCCGAAGCAGAAGAATTCGATGTAGAGATAAACATGAAAGATATCCGAAAGGATTTATACTGTTCTTCAGGTCCTGGAGGACAGTCTGTCAACACGACTTATTCTGCCGTGAGGCTTACCCATATTCCAACTGGAATAGTGGCTCAGTGCCAAGATCAAAAATCTCAACTTAAGAATTTTGATAAGGCTTTGAATGTATTGCGTTCTAGAATATACGAAATGGAGCTACAGAAAAAGAATGAAGAAGATTCTAAAAGGAGAAAATCTATGGTGGTCTCTGGAGACCGCTCTGCTAAAATAAGGACTTATAACTATCCACAAGGAAGGGTTACGGATCATAGAATAGGACTGACTGTATACAACCTTCAAGATGTGATTAACGGAGATATAGAAAAATTTTCAGAATCGTTGAAAATAGCAGAAAACATGGAAAAGCTAAAAGAAGACGAAGACTTTTTAGGTTGA